The following are from one region of the Hydrogenimonas sp. SS33 genome:
- a CDS encoding methyltransferase, whose amino-acid sequence MHTTQFRRHARTYPRYNLIQKRVARALLEKIPRTYRRIVDLGCGNGVLYHAYERPFISYLAVDAAPEMVALHPSGPGVEKMVGDFNDPALFEALKKRRFDLLLSSSSLQWAADLEFTLASLASLQKPTALTLFTAGTFATLHRTAGVTSPIRSRVETVEALRRHIGGEIDILKYELYFRDTLSMLRYIKRSGVSGGERQLGYKETKRILETYPLSYLEFEVVRCIAIH is encoded by the coding sequence ATGCACACCACCCAATTCCGCCGCCACGCCCGCACCTATCCGCGGTACAACCTCATCCAGAAAAGGGTCGCCCGGGCGCTTCTGGAAAAGATTCCCCGGACCTACCGCCGTATCGTCGACCTGGGATGCGGCAACGGGGTGCTCTATCATGCTTATGAACGTCCGTTCATAAGCTACCTCGCCGTCGATGCGGCGCCCGAAATGGTGGCCCTTCATCCGAGTGGCCCCGGCGTCGAGAAGATGGTCGGCGACTTCAACGACCCCGCCCTTTTCGAAGCGCTGAAAAAGAGGCGTTTCGACCTGCTGCTCTCCTCCTCTTCCCTCCAGTGGGCCGCCGACCTGGAGTTCACCCTCGCCTCCCTCGCCTCTTTGCAAAAACCGACGGCGCTGACCCTCTTTACCGCCGGGACCTTCGCCACCCTCCATCGCACGGCGGGGGTCACCTCCCCCATCCGCAGCCGTGTGGAAACCGTCGAAGCCCTGCGGCGCCACATCGGCGGCGAAATCGATATTTTAAAATATGAACTCTACTTCAGGGATACGCTCTCCATGCTGCGCTACATCAAGCGAAGCGGCGTCAGCGGAGGGGAGCGGCAGCTGGGATACAAAGAGACGAAGCGGATTCTGGAAACCTACCCCCTCTCCTACCTGGAGTTCGAAGTGGTACGGTGTATTGCCATACATTAA